A genomic window from Rahnella aceris includes:
- the hemX gene encoding uroporphyrinogen-III C-methyltransferase, with protein MTEQKNPSAPDENVVVSPAVESPQPDASDLDKTLKTLQKKQRTAPVLGAIAIVLVIALGAGLYYHGHQQSLAQVASDEALSEQLDALQKTQQQDKQQIADLLAQQQKTRQEADRQQASFGRQLNELQDKVASISGSDAKTWLLAQADYLVKLAGRKLWSDQDVTTAAALLKSADASLADMNDPSLIDVRRALNEDVGSLSAVAQVDFDGIILKLNQLSNQVDNLRLADNDTDDSPMDNDSSSLSSSLTEWRQNLTKSWHNFMDDFITIRRRDSSTEPLLAPNQDVYLRENIRSRLLIAAQAVPRHQDEVYKQSLESVSTWVRAYFDTSDPSTKAFLEELDNLSQQSVSMDVPEELKSQPMLEKLMQTRVRNLLQQPAAATQGE; from the coding sequence ATGACGGAACAAAAAAATCCTTCCGCGCCGGATGAGAATGTTGTTGTCTCCCCAGCGGTTGAGAGCCCCCAGCCAGACGCTTCCGACCTGGACAAGACGCTGAAAACGTTGCAGAAAAAGCAACGCACCGCGCCGGTACTGGGTGCTATAGCAATTGTATTGGTGATCGCGCTTGGCGCCGGTCTCTATTATCACGGCCACCAGCAGTCGCTGGCGCAGGTTGCCTCAGATGAAGCGCTTTCTGAACAACTCGATGCGCTGCAAAAAACCCAGCAGCAGGACAAACAACAAATCGCTGATCTGCTCGCTCAGCAGCAAAAAACCCGGCAAGAGGCCGATCGTCAGCAGGCTTCGTTTGGTCGTCAGCTAAATGAGCTACAAGACAAAGTCGCCAGCATTTCCGGCAGCGATGCCAAAACCTGGTTACTGGCGCAGGCCGATTATCTGGTGAAACTCGCTGGCCGCAAATTGTGGAGCGATCAGGATGTCACCACCGCTGCCGCACTGCTGAAAAGCGCAGATGCCAGCCTGGCCGACATGAACGATCCGAGCCTGATTGACGTGCGCCGTGCGCTGAACGAAGACGTGGGCAGCCTTTCTGCCGTTGCGCAGGTCGATTTCGACGGCATCATTCTCAAGCTGAATCAGCTATCGAATCAGGTGGATAACCTGCGCCTGGCCGACAATGACACTGACGATTCCCCGATGGACAATGACAGTTCCAGCTTGTCCAGCTCTCTGACCGAATGGCGTCAGAACCTGACCAAAAGCTGGCACAACTTTATGGATGACTTCATCACCATTCGCCGCCGTGATAGCAGCACAGAACCGCTCCTGGCACCGAATCAGGATGTGTACCTGCGCGAGAATATTCGCTCGCGTCTGCTGATTGCCGCACAAGCCGTTCCGCGTCATCAGGATGAAGTCTACAAACAGTCGCTGGAAAGCGTCTCAACCTGGGTTCGCGCCTACTTTGATACGTCCGATCCTTCGACCAAAGCGTTTCTTGAAGAACTGGACAATCTCAGCCAGCAATCTGTTTCGATGGACGTGCCGGAGGAGCTGAAAAGCCAGCCGATGCTGGAAAAACTGATGCAGACCCGCGTGCGTAACCTGCTTCAGCAGCCCGCCGCCGCCACGCAGGGGGAATAA
- the hemD gene encoding uroporphyrinogen-III synthase — protein MTILVTRPSPAGEALVSRLRALGRVAFHSPLIDFAPGNQLASLPNLLSSLNQQDLVFVLSQHAVSYADRALRQSATNWPDTVNYFAIGRTTGLIFHRVSSLPVLYPQDGETSETLLNLPALQRIQGKKALILRGNGGRELLAETLTERGVDVTYCECYQRSPVYYDASEQSALWQRAGVDTLVVTSGEMLQQLYQLVPDYYRNSWLLRCNLVVVSERLAALARQLGWSAIRVAENADNDALIRALQLPD, from the coding sequence ATGACCATTCTGGTCACCCGCCCCTCTCCGGCAGGAGAAGCACTGGTTAGCCGGCTGCGCGCTCTGGGGCGGGTTGCCTTCCATTCCCCGCTGATTGATTTTGCACCGGGGAACCAGCTCGCATCGCTTCCGAACCTGCTATCCTCATTAAATCAGCAAGATCTGGTGTTCGTGCTCTCGCAACATGCCGTCAGTTACGCTGACCGGGCTTTGCGCCAGTCCGCCACAAACTGGCCGGACACCGTGAATTATTTTGCCATTGGTCGCACCACTGGCCTGATTTTCCACCGGGTCAGCAGCCTGCCGGTTCTCTATCCTCAGGATGGCGAAACCAGCGAGACGCTATTGAATCTTCCGGCATTGCAACGCATACAGGGTAAAAAAGCGCTGATATTGCGCGGTAATGGCGGACGGGAGCTGTTAGCCGAAACGCTGACAGAACGCGGTGTCGATGTCACTTACTGCGAATGTTATCAGCGCAGCCCGGTTTACTACGATGCCAGTGAACAGAGTGCACTCTGGCAACGGGCCGGAGTTGATACGCTGGTCGTGACCAGCGGAGAAATGCTGCAACAGTTGTACCAGTTAGTTCCTGATTACTATCGAAATTCATGGTTACTGCGCTGTAATCTGGTGGTGGTCAGTGAACGTTTGGCAGCCCTTGCACGCCAGCTTGGCTGGAGCGCAATTCGGGTTGCTGAGAATGCAGACAATGATGCGCTGATCCGCGCATTACAACTACCTGACTAA
- the hemC gene encoding hydroxymethylbilane synthase — protein MLDKIIRIATRQSPLALWQAQYVQSRLMACHPGLQVELVPMVTKGDIILDTPLAKVGGKGLFVKELELAMLDGRADIAVHSMKDVPVEFPEGLGLVTICEREDPRDAFVSNQYASLADLPQGSIVGTSSLRRQCQLRQKRPDLVIRDLRGNVGTRLSKLDNGEYDAIILAVAGLKRLGLENRITYALTPEECLPAVGQGAVGIECRLDDQTTRDLLAPLAHRETTLRVQAERAMNMRLEGGCQVPIGSYAELEGDELWLRALVGAPDGSQMVCGERRGPAANAHRMGVDLAEELLANGAREILHEVYQGNVPK, from the coding sequence ATGTTAGACAAAATCATTCGAATTGCCACCCGCCAGAGCCCGCTGGCTTTGTGGCAGGCACAATATGTTCAAAGCCGGCTGATGGCCTGTCATCCCGGTTTGCAGGTGGAACTGGTTCCAATGGTGACCAAAGGCGATATCATTTTAGATACCCCGCTGGCCAAAGTGGGTGGCAAAGGTTTGTTCGTCAAAGAGCTTGAACTGGCGATGCTCGATGGCCGTGCGGATATCGCCGTGCATTCCATGAAAGACGTGCCGGTAGAGTTTCCGGAAGGCCTGGGACTGGTCACTATTTGTGAACGCGAAGACCCGCGCGATGCTTTCGTCTCCAATCAGTACGCCAGTCTGGCGGATTTGCCACAAGGCAGTATTGTCGGAACATCGAGCCTGCGCCGTCAGTGTCAGTTGCGTCAGAAACGTCCTGATCTGGTGATCCGTGATCTGCGCGGCAATGTGGGCACCCGCTTATCCAAACTCGATAACGGTGAATACGATGCCATTATTCTGGCTGTCGCTGGCCTGAAACGTCTGGGTCTGGAAAACCGCATCACTTACGCACTGACACCGGAAGAGTGTCTGCCCGCTGTAGGACAAGGTGCCGTCGGTATCGAATGCCGCCTTGACGATCAAACTACCCGCGACTTGCTGGCACCACTGGCGCACCGTGAAACCACGTTACGTGTGCAAGCTGAACGGGCAATGAATATGCGTCTTGAAGGGGGATGTCAGGTGCCAATCGGCAGCTATGCCGAGCTGGAAGGTGACGAGCTCTGGCTTCGTGCGTTGGTCGGCGCACCGGATGGCAGTCAGATGGTGTGTGGAGAACGTCGCGGTCCGGCCGCTAACGCGCACCGCATGGGTGTCGACCTGGCAGAAGAGCTGCTCGCCAACGGCGCGCGCGAAATCCTGCATGAGGTCTATCAGGGGAACGTGCCTAAATGA
- a CDS encoding class I adenylate cyclase codes for MYLYIETLKQRLDAINQLRVDRALAAMGPAFQQVYQLLPVFLHQHHPLMPGYLEGKVPHGICVFTPDESQQTYLTDLEDKWGSALEPLVKGELPITGVYSMGSTSSIGQSQSSDLDIWVCHQSWLDNEERNRLQQKCSLLEKWAASLGVEVSFFLIDENRFRHNESGSLGGEDCGSTQHILLLDEFYRTAVRLAGKRILWNMVPGEEEAHYDEYVLSLYAQGALTPNEWLDLGGLSTLSAEEYFGASLWQLYKSIDSPYKAVLKTLLLETYSWEYPKTQLLAMDIKQRLHQGEIVCFGLDSYCMMLDRVTRYLTQIEDFTRLDLVRRCFYLKVCEKLSRARASVGWRREILSQLVAEWGWDEERLAMLDNRANWKIERVREAHNELLDAMMQSYRNLIRFARRNNLSVSASPQDIGVLTRKLYAAFEALPGKVTLVNPQISPDLSESDLTFIHVPIGRANRTGWYLYNQSPSMESIVSHQPLEYNRYLNKLVAWAYFNGLLTSTTRLHIKSGSLCDIAKLRELVADVSHNFPLRLAAPTPKALYSPCEIRHLAIIVNLEHDPTAAFRNQVVHFDFRKLDVFSFGQNQQCMVGSIDLLYRNSWNEVRTLHFSGEQAVLEALKTILGKMHQDAAPPESVEVFCYSQHLRGLIRTRIQQLVSECIELRLSSKRLEPGRFKAVRVAGQTWGLFFERLSVSVQKLENAIEFYGAISNNKLHGLSVKLQTDQAHLPAVIDGYASEGIIQFFFEDSSDDIGFNIYILDESNRVEVYHHCEGSKEDLVRDVSRFYSSSHDRFTYGSSFINFNLPQFYQIVSLDDRIQVIPFRSNALSAACATLPESDVEPSRLKQQFQLH; via the coding sequence TTGTACCTCTACATCGAGACATTGAAGCAAAGATTGGATGCGATCAATCAGTTACGAGTAGATCGCGCACTGGCAGCAATGGGTCCTGCGTTTCAACAGGTCTACCAGCTGCTTCCTGTCTTTTTACATCAACATCACCCTCTGATGCCGGGATACCTTGAAGGTAAGGTTCCGCATGGTATCTGTGTTTTCACGCCTGATGAATCCCAGCAAACCTACCTGACTGACCTTGAAGATAAATGGGGCAGCGCGCTCGAACCTCTTGTGAAAGGTGAATTGCCTATCACTGGCGTGTATTCCATGGGCAGCACCTCTTCCATTGGCCAGAGTCAAAGCTCTGATCTGGATATCTGGGTCTGCCATCAGTCCTGGCTCGATAACGAAGAGCGTAACCGCTTACAGCAAAAATGCAGCCTGTTAGAAAAATGGGCGGCCTCGCTGGGCGTAGAAGTCAGCTTCTTCCTGATCGACGAAAACCGCTTCCGCCACAATGAAAGTGGCAGCCTGGGTGGTGAAGACTGTGGTTCAACACAGCACATCTTATTGCTCGACGAGTTCTACCGTACCGCCGTCCGTCTGGCCGGTAAGCGTATTCTATGGAATATGGTGCCGGGTGAAGAAGAAGCGCATTACGACGAATATGTGCTTTCGCTGTATGCGCAGGGCGCACTGACGCCAAACGAATGGCTCGATCTCGGTGGCCTCAGTACGCTGTCAGCGGAGGAGTATTTCGGCGCGAGTTTGTGGCAGTTGTATAAAAGTATCGATTCTCCTTATAAAGCGGTGCTCAAAACGTTGCTGCTGGAAACATACTCCTGGGAATACCCTAAAACGCAATTGCTGGCGATGGATATTAAACAACGCCTGCATCAGGGTGAGATCGTCTGCTTCGGGCTTGATTCCTATTGTATGATGCTCGACCGCGTGACCCGTTATCTCACCCAGATTGAAGATTTCACCCGCCTTGATTTAGTCCGCCGTTGTTTCTATTTAAAAGTCTGCGAAAAACTCTCCCGTGCACGGGCATCGGTCGGCTGGCGTCGTGAAATTCTCAGTCAGCTTGTGGCTGAATGGGGATGGGATGAAGAACGTCTGGCTATGCTGGATAACCGGGCGAACTGGAAAATCGAGCGTGTGCGCGAAGCGCATAACGAACTGCTCGATGCCATGATGCAAAGCTATCGCAACCTGATCCGCTTTGCCCGTCGCAACAATTTAAGCGTCAGTGCCAGCCCGCAGGATATCGGCGTGCTGACCCGTAAGTTGTACGCCGCGTTTGAAGCGCTGCCGGGTAAAGTCACGCTGGTGAATCCGCAGATTTCACCTGATCTGTCAGAAAGCGATTTAACCTTTATTCATGTGCCGATTGGCCGTGCGAACCGCACCGGCTGGTATCTGTATAATCAGTCGCCGTCGATGGAATCTATCGTCAGCCACCAGCCGCTGGAATATAACCGCTATCTGAATAAACTGGTGGCGTGGGCCTATTTCAACGGACTACTGACGTCCACGACACGCCTGCATATTAAAAGCGGCAGCTTGTGTGATATCGCCAAACTGCGCGAACTGGTGGCGGATGTTTCGCACAACTTCCCGCTGCGCCTGGCGGCACCGACGCCAAAAGCGTTGTACAGCCCGTGCGAAATTCGTCACTTAGCGATTATCGTTAATCTGGAACACGATCCGACCGCAGCTTTCCGCAATCAGGTGGTGCATTTTGATTTCCGTAAGCTGGATGTTTTCAGTTTCGGGCAGAATCAGCAATGCATGGTCGGCAGTATTGACCTGCTCTATCGCAACTCATGGAATGAAGTGCGTACGCTGCATTTCAGCGGTGAACAGGCGGTGCTTGAAGCGCTGAAAACTATCCTGGGCAAAATGCATCAGGATGCTGCACCGCCGGAATCGGTAGAAGTGTTCTGCTACAGTCAGCATTTACGTGGCCTTATCCGTACGCGGATTCAGCAACTGGTGTCGGAATGTATTGAGCTTCGCCTGTCGAGCAAACGACTCGAACCCGGGCGCTTCAAAGCCGTGCGTGTTGCCGGGCAAACCTGGGGACTGTTCTTTGAACGTCTCAGCGTTTCTGTGCAAAAGCTGGAGAATGCGATCGAATTCTATGGCGCGATTTCCAACAACAAACTGCACGGTTTGTCGGTGAAATTGCAGACCGATCAGGCGCATCTCCCCGCTGTGATTGACGGCTACGCCAGCGAAGGGATCATTCAGTTCTTCTTCGAAGACAGTTCGGATGACATCGGCTTTAATATCTACATTCTTGATGAATCCAACCGTGTTGAGGTCTATCACCACTGCGAAGGCAGCAAAGAGGATCTGGTGCGCGATGTCAGCCGGTTCTACTCATCTTCCCATGACCGGTTTACCTACGGCTCAAGCTTTATTAACTTCAACCTGCCGCAGTTCTATCAAATTGTGTCGCTCGATGACCGGATTCAGGTGATCCCTTTTCGCAGCAATGCCCTCTCTGCCGCCTGCGCCACCTTGCCTGAAAGCGACGTCGAACCTTCGCGGCTGAAGCAGCAATTCCAGTTGCATTAG
- the lptM gene encoding LPS translocon maturation chaperone LptM encodes MKNALRWSLAATILFSLSGCGLKGPLYFPPPEKSATQKTSNVPGTANDGSSQEKGVSPESLTTNSRD; translated from the coding sequence ATGAAAAACGCTTTACGCTGGTCTCTGGCCGCGACAATACTCTTTTCTCTCTCCGGTTGCGGACTTAAAGGGCCGTTGTATTTCCCACCGCCGGAAAAATCAGCCACGCAAAAAACCAGCAATGTTCCGGGTACGGCGAACGATGGTTCGTCGCAGGAAAAAGGGGTATCACCAGAAAGCCTCACGACGAACTCCAGAGATTGA
- the dapF gene encoding diaminopimelate epimerase → MQFSKMHGLGNDFMVVDAVTQNVYFSPELIRRLSDRHRGVGFDQLLVVEPPYDPELDFHYRIFNADGSEVAQCGNGARCFARFVRIKGLTNKRDIRVSTQTGRMVLTVTEDEEVQVNMGEPVFEPQQVPFRAAKPEKTYILRAEERTVFCGVVSMGNPHCVLQVDDVLTAEVEVLGPMLESHDRFPERVNVGFMQILSPESVKLRVYERGAGETQACGSGACAAVAVGIQQGLLAEEVQVELPGGSLDIRWKGPGHPLYMTGPATHVYDGFIHL, encoded by the coding sequence ATGCAGTTCTCCAAAATGCACGGCCTGGGTAACGATTTTATGGTCGTTGATGCCGTCACTCAAAATGTCTATTTTTCTCCCGAGTTGATCCGTCGTTTGTCTGACCGTCACCGTGGCGTAGGTTTTGACCAGTTACTGGTGGTGGAACCTCCTTACGATCCCGAATTAGACTTTCATTACCGTATTTTTAACGCGGACGGCAGTGAAGTCGCGCAGTGTGGTAATGGTGCGCGCTGTTTTGCCCGCTTTGTCCGCATTAAAGGTCTGACAAACAAACGTGATATCCGCGTCAGCACGCAGACCGGCCGCATGGTGCTGACTGTCACCGAAGATGAAGAAGTGCAGGTCAACATGGGCGAGCCGGTTTTCGAGCCGCAACAGGTGCCTTTCCGTGCAGCGAAACCGGAAAAGACCTATATTCTGCGTGCAGAAGAGCGCACAGTATTTTGCGGTGTGGTGTCGATGGGAAACCCGCATTGCGTATTACAGGTGGATGATGTGCTGACAGCAGAAGTCGAGGTTCTCGGACCGATGCTGGAAAGTCATGACCGTTTTCCTGAGCGTGTGAACGTCGGTTTCATGCAGATCCTCAGCCCGGAAAGCGTAAAATTGCGCGTGTACGAGCGCGGTGCCGGTGAAACACAGGCATGCGGAAGTGGTGCCTGCGCGGCTGTGGCGGTTGGCATTCAGCAAGGTTTACTCGCAGAAGAAGTTCAGGTGGAACTGCCGGGAGGCAGCCTCGACATTCGCTGGAAAGGGCCGGGTCATCCGCTTTATATGACCGGACCTGCCACTCATGTTTACGACGGATTTATTCATCTATGA
- a CDS encoding DUF484 domain-containing protein → MNNLDDQIEPVIALDDDSVMQYLLQNPDFFIRNARSVEQMHVPHPVKGSISLVEWQLGRQRHQIAQLEEEITLLMEQASVNEALFGRMIELQATLAAASSLQDMLNRLQRWARSLGLAGANVRLFSEGWRIGAPSDFTHLAVSRSAFESMRIQRLGETPHYLGGLNGPELLLLLPQAKAVGSVALSLMGEQGELGVLIFSSRDPQHYQPGMGTVLLNQLAKMLPGLLERWIERV, encoded by the coding sequence ATGAACAATCTTGATGACCAGATTGAACCGGTAATAGCTCTCGACGATGACAGCGTGATGCAATATCTGCTGCAAAACCCGGATTTCTTTATTCGCAATGCGCGCAGCGTCGAGCAGATGCACGTACCGCATCCGGTGAAAGGCAGTATTTCGCTGGTTGAATGGCAACTCGGACGTCAGCGTCATCAGATTGCCCAGCTTGAAGAAGAAATTACCTTGCTGATGGAGCAGGCTTCGGTCAACGAAGCGTTGTTCGGGCGGATGATCGAGCTTCAGGCCACGCTTGCGGCGGCCAGCAGTTTGCAGGATATGCTTAACCGCCTGCAACGCTGGGCACGCAGTCTGGGGCTGGCGGGCGCCAATGTGCGCTTGTTCAGTGAAGGCTGGCGCATCGGCGCGCCATCAGATTTCACTCATCTTGCGGTGAGCCGCAGCGCGTTTGAATCCATGCGCATCCAGCGTCTGGGTGAAACGCCGCATTATCTCGGCGGCCTGAACGGTCCGGAATTACTGCTGTTATTGCCGCAGGCGAAAGCCGTGGGTTCCGTCGCACTGTCGCTGATGGGCGAACAGGGTGAGCTGGGCGTGCTGATTTTCAGCAGCCGTGATCCCCAGCATTATCAGCCAGGAATGGGCACGGTGCTACTCAACCAACTGGCAAAAATGTTACCTGGCCTGCTGGAACGCTGGATCGAACGCGTATGA
- the xerC gene encoding tyrosine recombinase XerC, whose translation MNHTESPLYPAVEAFLRYLHVERQLSPLTTTNYSRQLEALIAISGEIGISNWQQLDAPKVRMLLARSKRAGLGPSSLALRMSSLRSFLDWLVRQGVLSANPAKGISTPRSPKHLPKNLDVDEVNKLLDIDLNDPLSVRDRAMLEVMYGGGLRLSELVGIDCKHIDMASGEVRVLGKGSKERKVPIGRTAVTWLEHWLERRADFNPQDDAMFLSSKGSRISARNVQKRFAEWGVKQGVNSHIHPHKLRHSFATHVLESSGDLRAVQELLGHANLSTTQIYTHLDFQHLATVYDAAHPRAKRGKS comes from the coding sequence ATGAATCACACCGAATCGCCTCTCTATCCCGCAGTCGAGGCGTTTCTGCGTTACCTGCATGTTGAACGCCAGCTCAGCCCGCTTACCACCACCAATTACAGCCGCCAGTTAGAAGCCCTGATCGCCATCTCCGGCGAGATCGGTATTTCCAACTGGCAGCAACTCGATGCGCCAAAAGTCCGCATGTTACTGGCGCGCAGTAAACGCGCCGGTTTGGGGCCATCCAGTCTGGCGCTGCGCATGTCTTCGCTGCGCAGCTTTCTTGACTGGCTGGTGCGTCAGGGCGTATTAAGCGCCAATCCTGCCAAAGGCATTTCCACGCCGCGTTCACCCAAGCATTTGCCAAAAAATCTTGATGTCGATGAAGTGAATAAACTGCTGGACATCGATCTCAATGATCCGCTTTCCGTGCGTGACCGCGCGATGCTGGAAGTGATGTATGGCGGCGGGCTGCGTCTTTCGGAACTGGTGGGTATCGACTGCAAACATATCGATATGGCCTCCGGCGAAGTGCGCGTGTTGGGTAAAGGCAGCAAAGAGCGCAAAGTGCCGATCGGGCGAACGGCTGTCACCTGGCTCGAACACTGGCTGGAACGCCGCGCTGATTTTAATCCGCAGGATGACGCGATGTTTTTGTCGAGCAAAGGCAGCCGTATTTCTGCGCGTAACGTGCAAAAGCGGTTTGCTGAATGGGGCGTGAAACAGGGCGTTAACAGCCATATTCATCCGCATAAACTACGACATTCTTTTGCCACGCACGTGCTGGAATCCAGCGGGGATCTACGCGCGGTACAGGAACTGCTGGGGCACGCGAATCTGTCCACCACCCAAATCTATACCCACCTCGACTTTCAACATTTGGCGACGGTTTACGACGCCGCGCATCCCCGCGCAAAACGAGGAAAATCCTGA
- the yigB gene encoding 5-amino-6-(5-phospho-D-ribitylamino)uracil phosphatase YigB: protein MKFYRPLKRIEAITFDLDDTLYDNYDVIRRTDTETLKFMQGFHPALTDMAPDTVRLMRAELLAQDAEIYHDVTEWRRQAVLLAMTRAGLSRSEAEQGTKATMETFAKWRSRIYVPQENHDALAALAERWPLVAITNGNADPHACGLAQYFQFTLRAGDHGRAKPYADMYKKTSMKLDIPLENILHVGDDLTTDVAGAVRCGMQSCWINLREGDLMHINDARLLPHIEISQLASLTALL from the coding sequence ATGAAGTTCTATCGTCCGCTGAAACGCATTGAAGCGATCACCTTCGATTTAGACGACACGCTGTATGACAATTACGACGTTATCCGCCGTACCGATACCGAAACGCTGAAATTCATGCAGGGTTTCCATCCGGCGCTGACGGATATGGCACCGGATACTGTCCGCCTGATGCGTGCAGAATTACTGGCGCAGGACGCGGAGATTTATCACGACGTCACCGAATGGCGCCGTCAGGCGGTTTTGCTGGCGATGACCCGCGCGGGTCTGAGTCGCAGTGAGGCTGAACAGGGCACCAAAGCCACAATGGAAACCTTCGCGAAGTGGCGCAGCAGGATTTATGTTCCGCAGGAAAATCACGACGCGCTGGCGGCGCTGGCCGAACGCTGGCCGCTGGTTGCTATCACTAACGGCAATGCCGATCCGCACGCCTGTGGTCTGGCGCAATATTTCCAGTTTACGTTGCGGGCGGGCGATCATGGCCGTGCCAAACCTTACGCCGACATGTATAAAAAAACGTCGATGAAGCTGGATATCCCGCTGGAAAACATTCTGCATGTGGGCGATGACCTGACGACAGACGTCGCGGGCGCGGTGCGTTGCGGGATGCAATCATGCTGGATTAATTTGCGCGAAGGCGACCTGATGCACATTAACGATGCCCGTCTGTTACCGCATATTGAGATTTCGCAGTTGGCATCGCTGACAGCATTGCTATAA